Sequence from the Gemmatimonadaceae bacterium genome:
CCCAGCGCGATGGACATGCCCATGGCCTGCACCTGCTCCATCGCTTTGTTCCCCACGTCGAGCGGCATGACCACGAATTCCTTCTTGCTCGGCCGGACGATGGTGATTCCCGTCGAGTCGAAAAGCATGTAGTCGCCCTTCTCCGCCAACGGTGGCATCGCGCCCTCGACGATGTCGATCCGCACGCGCCTGCCGATCGCAAACCCGTGTCCCGAGTACCCGGGCACCATCGAGCCAAGCATCGAGCTCATGACGCCACTCGCCGACATCACCGTCTTCACGTCGAACTCGACTCCCTCACCCTTGTCGGCTGCCTGAGCGGCAACCGCAGCCGCGGTGAAAGGGCCCGCGAGCAAAGCGATTGCCGCGGAAGTTCGGGACGTCGTGAGAATGGCTGCAACACGCATTGGTAGCCTCCGATTACATCAAATCGACGAGTGTACGATGCGACCGCCTACGACGGTCGTCACGACGTGAGCGTCACGAATCGTTTCAGGTGCCACGCGCGTGATGTCCCGGTCCAGCATGACGAAATCGGCCAGCGTACCCGTCGCCAACTGTCCTTTGTCGAACTCGTCGAACGACGCGTAGGCGGCGTCAGTGGTATACGCGCGCAACGCCTCCTCCACGGTAATACGCTGTTCCGGGTGCCATCCGGCCGGATTCCCGCCGCCCAGCGTGCGGCGTGTCACGGCGGCGTAAATCCCCTCGAGCGGCGTCGGCGGCGCCACGAACCAGTCGCTCCCGAACGCCAGCCGTGCCCGCGCGTCGAGCAGCGACCGGAACGCGTACGTCCACTTGGCGCGCTCGGCGCCGATCACGCGCTCGGCCCACCGCCCGTCGTCGATCGCGTGATACGGCTGCATGCTCGCGACGACGCCGAGACTCGCGAATCGCGGGATGTCGGGTGGCGAAAGATGTTGCGCGTGCTCGATGCGGAAACGCCGGTCCCGCGGCCCGTTCTCGAGCACGACTCGCTCGAATATGTCGAGCTGAGTACGAATCGCGCGATCGCCGATGGCGTGGACGATCATGTGGAGTCCGGCCTTGTCGGCGCCGGAGGTCCACCGGTAGAGGTTCTCCACCGTGTTCACGAACAGACCGCAGTCGCCCGGCGCGTCGGAGAACGGCTCCAGCATCGCCGCGGTGTGCGAGCCGAGCGAGCCGTCTACGAATCCCTTGAGCGCGCCGATTTTCAGCCACTGGTCTCCTGATCCACGCGCGGCGATCTGGTCGCGAAGCCGCTCCCACGTCGAAATCGGCACGGCGGCGTAGATGCGCGTGCCGAGCCGCGCCGCGTGATGGGCACGCTCGAACACGGCGAGATCCGCCCACGTTCCCATATGGTGCACCGACGTCACGCCTCGCTCGGCGACATAGCGCATCGCGGCGTCGAGCGCGCGGTCTTCCTGGTCGTGCGACCGAGCGGGAATGACGCGGGCGACGAGCGATTCGGCGTTGTCCTTGAACACACCGGTCGGTTCGCCGCGCGCGTCGCGTACGATCGTCCCGCCGGCAACGTCGCCCGTTTCACGCGTGACTCCAGCCGCGGCGAGCGCCGCGCCGTTCGCGAGCGACATGTGGCCGTCGAGGCGTCGTACCCACACCGGATGCTCCGGTGTCACCGGGTCGATCCAGTCGCGGCGCGGTAATTCTCCGCCCCACTGTTCGTGATCCCAGTCGCCGTGAGTGATCCACGTGCCCGCCGGAACGGTCGTCGCATATCCGGCGATGCGCTTCACGAACTCGTCGGGCGTTTTCGCGGTGCGCAGTTGCACGGACGACAGGCCGATCCCGCCCTCCAGGAAATGGATGTGCGAATCGATGAAGCCCGGCACGACCATCATGCCGTGGGCGTCGATCACGCGCGTCTCGGCGGAGGCGCGCTTCCGCATCTCCGCGCTGGACCCGACGCCGGCGACGCGATCGACCGCGATCGCGAGACCGTCTGCCCACGGACGCCGTGAATCTCCGGTCCAGATCCTGGCGTTGACGACGACGAGGGTCGTCGGGAGCGCGGGCATTGGGCGCATGGCCCTGTTCATACCGACGGTCGCCCGATTGCGCAACGCGTTCGACGGCCGCGTTCGGTTCGTCCCCACGTCATGGCGTTGCCCTCGCGAAGATCGCGACTCGTCACACGCCGCTCGCCACCTGTCGCGCCACGCGCCAGCATCAACTCGTGATCCGGCCCTCCTTGGCCCACAGTCTCCGCCGATGGCGCTCGATTTCAGCGTGCGCACTCGTCGCCTGCCTGTCCGCCGGCACGTCGGAGCCCGAGCTTTCCGGAAGCGGAGCGCCGGTGCTGTTCATCGGCAGCCTCACGTTCGTGAACGACGTGCAGGGAATCGTGCAGGCGCTCGCCTTGTCTCGCTCCACGCTGGCGCTCTACTCCGACGGCCTCCACGCGTCGACGGCCGAGTCCTATCTATCCGCGCTCACGATCTACGCGCTTCTCGTGCACAAGACACCGGTGGGTTTGCCCGCGTCGCTCACGCTTCGTTCGGGAACGCGGATCGCCGTCGACGCCTCGACGGCCGCCGTTCTGCAGGCGGCGGCAGCCTCGGTGGCCGGATGGTAGTTTGGCTGGAATGACGCGCCGCCTCCGATCGGCTCTGATCCTCTTCGCGGCCTGGTTCGTTTTTTATGAGACCCAGGCCCTGATGGGAATCGCGCTCGCACCGAAGGGCGCGTTTAGTCGCAGCGGATGGATCGAGATCGACGCGAGTGTCGCTGTGCTGTGGACCCTTCTCAGCACGGTCATCGCGGCGTGGCACCTGCGCGCTCGACGCTGGTCGCCGAACCTGTGGACGCTGATCGCGCTTCACCTGCCGCTGTTTTTCGCGGCCGCCTGGGTCGACGCCCTGCTCGCCCGCTGGATGATTCCGCTCATCAATCCCGCCGTGCCCATAACTCCGATGTGGAGTCTGATTTCCTCGTACGCGGATTTCGATCTCGTGAGCTACGCGGCGATCGTCGCCGTCGTCGAAGCGTTGATCGTCCGCCGCGCGCTCGCCGAGCACCAGCGCCAGACGATGCGCCTCGAGCACTCGCTCACGCGGGCGCGCCTCGACTACCTCGAGGCCCAGCTCCAGCCGCACTTCCTCTTCAATTCGTTGGGCGCCGTGTCGGAGCTCGCGTACGACTCGCCGGCGACGGCGTCGCTCGTTCTGCAACAACTGTCGGCCGTCTTTCGAACGGCGCTCGCCCAGCGAGCCGACGAGGTCACGCTCGGCGAAGAGCTCATCGCGCTCGAGCCATACCTCGACATCCAACGAGTGCGGTTCGCGGACTGGCTCAAGATCGAATACGACATCGCCGACACCGCGGTGGACTGCCTCGTGCCGCGATTCGTCTTGCAGCCGTTGGTGGAGAACGCCATTCGCCACGGTCTCGCCGGGCGCAGCGCGGCGGGCTCGATCCGCATCCAGGGCGTGGTGGAGAACGACGACCTCGTGCTGCGCGTGTTGGACGACGGCGTCGGTCTGGCGCGCGCGACCCGTCCCGGCCGGGGGATCGGGCTCGCCAACGTGCGGGAACGACTCTCGATTCTGTACGGCAGCGATCGTTTGCGCCTCCTCGACGGACCGAGCGGAGTCACCGCCGAGGTCCGGGTTCCGCGCGAGCGGCGCGCGTCGGCAAGTGACGCCGCGAGCGCGGCGGAGGCGCGCGCCGACACCGAGTTCGGCGCGGCGGCGTCGCCGCGCGTTCCGAAGATTCTCGCGCATCCAGCGGCCGCGATCGCGCTCGTGTGGACCGTGTGCGCCGGGATCTGGATCCAGCAGAGCTACATCTATCTGCTCGTCCGCCACCGGCTCGACCAGACAACGTGGCGGTCGCTCGTCGCCTTCGACTTGACGAACGCGGTGTTGTGGGCGCTCCTCACGCCGCTCGTGCTACGCGGCGTTCGCCGATTCCCGGTGCGCCGGCCGCGCGCGTGGCTGCGCGTTCTCGCGCTCGCGGCGGCCGGCTTCGTCGTCACGATCGTGCACGTCGAGCTTTTGCGCCTGGTGACACGGCAAACGGCGCCCCTCTGGTCGTCGACGTTTCTCACCAACCTGATCGTCGACCTCTGGATCTTTGCCGTGCTCGTCGTCATCGCGCATCGCGGCGTCCTGGCCGAGTGGCTGCGCGAGCGCGAGGCCGGCACGTCGGCGCTCGAGCACGAGTTGGCGCTCGCCAATGATCGATCGACGGAGCTCCGCCGCATCCCGCCGATCTTGTTGCAATCGCTCGATGGGATCGCGGTAACGGTTCGGCTCGACCCGGCCTTGACCGAGCGGCAGCTGGCACGACTAGCCGACTACCTCCGCGTCGCGCTCGAGTGCGCCGACGCGCAGGGCGTCACGCACGAGCGGCGCCGCCGCCTCGACGCGGCAGCGAACGCGCTGCGCGAGAGCGGCGCCTACGTACCTGAACTCACACGGACGGCCTGAGATGCTCACCGCCATCGTAGCCGACGACGAAGCCGTTGCCCGAAGACGCGTCGTCCGCCTCGCCGAGGAGACCGGCGAGGTCGAAGTCCTCGCCGCGTGCGCCGGAGGACGCGAGACCGTCGAACAGGTGACGGCGCTCCAACCGCAGCTGCTCTTTCTCGACGTCCAGATGCCCGACCTCGACGCGTTCGGCGTGCTCGAGGCGATCGCCGGACGCGCGTCGCCCGCGATCGTGTTCGTCACGGCGTTCGACCGCTACGCGCTTCGCGCGTTCGAGGTGCAGGCGGTCGACTACCTGCTCAAGCCGTTCGACACGGACCGGTTTCGCGAAGCGTTCGTCCGCGCGAAATCGCGTGTGACCGTCGGACAGCCGCGACGCGACGAGGAGCGCATTCGCGCGTTGATCGCCGAGTACGTGTCGACGCTTCAGACGAACGGGCCCAGCTACCTCGACCGGGTGGCGATCAAGATCGACGGCACGCTGCGTGTCGTGCGGACGGCCGACGTCGACTACTGGGAGACGGACGGCAACTACGTGCGGCTCCACGTCGGAGCCGCGGACCATCTGCTTCGATCGACGTCGACGGCCATGGAATCGCAGCTCGATCCCGGACTGTTCATCCGAATACACCGCCGGTACATCGTGAACGTGGACCGCATCGTCGAAGTGCAGCCGTGGTTCGCCGGCGACGCGATCGCCGTGCTGCGCACCGGCGCCAAGCTGCGCGTGTCGCGCACGTACCGCGAGCGTCTCCACACGCGACTCGGCGCGCGTCCGGAATCGAACGGCGAGGGCGACGCGGCGCCCTGATTCGCTTGGGGGGGGCGGGACGGCGCCGGGCCTGTGGTAGCTTTCGCGCCACATGGTCCCCGCGAACATCTGGTTCTGGGTCGGATTCATCGCGTTCGTGCTCATCATGCTCGCGCTCGACCTGGGCGTGTTCCACCGGCACGCCCACGAGGTGCGAGCGAAAGAGGCCGGCATCTGGACCGCCGTGTGGGTCGGCCTCGCGCTCCTCTTCGCCGCCGGCCTGCATTTCTTCGCCGGCCGCCACGCCGCGCTGACGTTCCTCACCGGCTACGTCATCGAAGAGGCGCTGAGCGTCGACAACATCTTCGTGATGGTGCTGATCTTCGAGTACTTCCGGGTACCGAAGAACTCGCAGCATCGCGTGCTGTTCTACGGCATCCTCGGCGCGCTGGTCATGCGCGGCGCGTTCATCGCCGCGGGCACGGCGCTGATCACGCGCTTTCATTGGGTGCTCTACATCTTCGGCGGACTGCTCGTCTTCACGGGCATCCGCATGGCCGTCCGCAGCGGCGAGGAATTCGACGGCGAGAAAAGCCGCATCGTTCGCTCGCTGCGACGGGTGCTTCCGCTGTCGGACCGGTATCACGAGGGAAGCTTCACCATCGTCGAGCACGGGCGACGGCTGGCGACGCCTCTCCTGCTCGTCTTGATCCTGGTCGAGGCCACCGACCTCATATTCGCGATCGACTCGATCCCCGCGATCTTCGGCGTGACGACCGATCCGTTCATCGTCTATACGTCGAACATCTTCGCCGTGATGGGGCTCCGCTCGCTCTACTTTCTCCTCGCGGCGGTCGTGGACCGCTTCCACCTGCTGAAATACGGTCTGGCGCTGATCCTGACGTTCGTCGGATTCAAGATGCTGACCGAACGGTGGATCGACATCGACATCGCGTTGTCGCTCGCGATCATCATCTCGGTGCTGGCGATCTCGATCATCGCGTCGCTGGTGTGGACCAAGGATCGCCAACAGCCGCCGGCCCCGCCGTCCGCGACCCCCTGAGCGCGACCGCTACTTCCGCTCGAGCGCGTCGCGCACGTCGAGCAGAATCTCGAAATAGAGTTGTTCGCGACGATAGCTGAAATCGAGCGCCGCCATTTGCGAATCGTCGCCGGACACTTTGGCGCGGTCGAACGCTTCCTTGTACATCTCGTCGAGGTTTTCCAGAATGCGTTCGCGGGAACGTGACATACCGATCTTCTCGAGGGCTTGAAGAGTCAAACGGGGAGGCGCATCGTCGGGGCGCTGCCGCGGTTCCGTCTCGATCTGATCGAGCAGGTAGCGGCGCGCCCGATCCATGAGCATTCGCCGCGTGCTGGGGAGGTTGTCCATTGAGGCGGGAGCGGAATCCGGAGCGAGCGAGGGCAAGCTAGTGTCGCCGTCACGGGGCTGCAACGCGTGTCAGGCATTAAGACGATGAAACACCGCCTCCTCGACGACGCGCCCATCCCGTAAGTGGTCGACGACGATCCGCTCCAGCAGCTGCGGCGTGACCCCGGCGTACCACACGCCCTCGGGATACACGACGACGATCGGCCCCCCGGCGCAGACTCCGAGGCAGGGCGTCTCGCCTCGCTTGACGCGGTTTGGCCCGAACAGGAGTCCCTCGCGCTGCAGCAACGCCGGTAGGAGCTCGTACAGGCCCCGCCCGCGCGAATCCGGCGAACAAAAACCGCCCACGCAGATCAGCACATGGCGCGAATATGGGTCCATTCGAGGCTGGGGAACGTTTTTGGGCATGTCTCTGAAGGTATAGCGCAGTAACTTTCCGGCTCGATGCCCGATTCCACCCGCATCGCCGACCTGTCGGTGTTGTATTCGCGGCCGCCGCACGCCCACCGGCGGGCCGTGTTGTTCATCCACGGCTACTTCGCGACCGCGTCGGTGTTCGCCGAATGGGTGCCGTTCTTCGCGGCGCGGGGCATGCCCGCGTACGCGGTCAACTTGCGCGGACGAGCGGGAAGCGGCCCGGAGGTCAATTTGGGCCGCACGTCGATCACCGATTACGTCGCCGACGCGGCGGCCGTGGCGCGGCACCTGGACAAGCCGATTGTCATCGGCCACTCGATGGGTGGCCTCATCGCGCAGTGCCTCGCCGAACGCGGTCTGGCGCAGGGCCTCGGCATGTTGGCGCCGGCTCCCCCGAAAGGAATTCGCTTCATGACCTTCAAGATGGTCATGCGCCAACTCAAGTATTTGCCGGCGATCTACGGATCCGGCGTCGTCGCGCCGACGCTCGCGGACTTGAAGGAAATCGTTCTCAACCACGTCCCCGAGTCGCAGCACGAAGAGGTCATCTCCACGTTCATTCCCGACAGCGGGCGCGTGGCGAAAGAGATGTCGATCAACGGCGTGCCGGTGGATCAACGTCGCGTGCGGGTTCCGGCGCTCGTGGTCGCGGCGGACGACGATCAGTTCATTCCGCTCGAGACCTGCCGACAAGTCGCGGTGCTGTATCACGCGTCGATGCACACGGTGCTCGGTCACGGCCACATGATGCCGCTCGAGCCCGGGTGGCAGGCGATCGCGGACACCGTCGCGCGCTGGGCCGTGTCCCTCTGACGGCAAGGAACGCGCGGTCCGGTGGGGGATATGTTTCGCGTATCATCGCCCCACCCTGTTGAATGCACGCACGCACCGCGCAGGAGGACGGACCAGTGAGCACCAGCACCGCGACCACCGGCGACACCTCGATCGCCGCCAAGGGCTACGCCCACGCCGACGCGCTCGTGAGCACCGAATGGCTCGCCGAGCATTTGAACGACCCGAACATTCGCGTCGTCGAAAGCGACGAGGACGTGCTGCTCTACGACACGGGCCACATCCCGGGCGCCGTCAAGATCGATTGGCACGACGATCTGAACGATCCGCTCGTGCGCGACTACATCGGCGCGAATCGATTCGAGGAGCTTCTTCGCTCGCACGGCATCGACAAATCGACGACGGTGATCTTTTATGGCGACAAGAACAACTGGTGGGCCGCCTACGCGCTCTGGGTGTTCCACCTCTTCGGCTTCACGAACACCAAAATCCTCGACGGCGGACGCGTGAAATGGGACAACGAGGGCCGTCCGATGACGACCGAACCGCCGGCGAACCGCGCACCCTCGGCCTATTCAGCCGGCCGACGCGACGACGCGCCGATTCGCGCCTTCAGGGGCGACGTGGAGGTTCACCTCGCGTCGTCGGGTAAGCTCGTCGACGTCCGGTCGCCCGACGAGTACACGGGCAAGAAGCTGCACATGGCCGAGTACCCGCAGGAGGGAGCGCTGCGCGGCGGACACATTCCGGGAGCGAAGAGCGTTCCCTGGGCCCGCGCCGCGAACGCCGACGGAACCTTCAAGTCCGCCGCTGAGCTCCGCGCGATTTACCAGGACGAACAGGGACTCTCGCCGGCGGACGACGTCATCGCGTATTGCCGCATCGGCGAGCGGTCGAGCCACACGTGGTTCGTGCTGCGCTATCTGCTCGGATACGAAAAAGTTCGAAACTACGACGGCAGTTGGACGGAGTGGGGGAACACCGTGCGCGCACCGATCGAACGATAAGGATTCTCGAAAAATCATGTCCGCCGCTTCTTCAGAACCAGCCGGCGCGAGCTCGTCGATCGGCGACTTGCCGACGACCACGGGCTCGACCGCCCCCGTCATCACGCGCAGCGAGGCGACGTGGCGCGGCGACCGTTCATTCGACGCCGGACCGGCCGGACGACAGCACCTCATCGACGGCGGCGCGAAACGCGGTCCCGGCCCGGTCGAGACGCTGCTCAACGCGATCGCGACCTGCTCGAGCCTCGACGTGATCGACATCATCGCCAAGCGAAGAACGCCGGTCGAGCGATTGTCGGTGAAGATCACGGCGCATCGGCGGCCGGACTATCCGCGCCGCGTCATGCGGCTCGAGATGGAATTCGTGATCGACGGAGCGGAGATCGAAGCCGAGCACGCCGAACGGGCGATTCACTTGTCGTTCGAGCGCTATTGCTCGGTGGCGGGCTCGCTCGGATCGGACATCGTCGCCGAGACGCGGCTCATCCTGAACGGAGTGGGCCGCGATCCGGTGCTGCAACACGTCTGGAAGCCGGCCACGGCGTAACGCCGCGGCTGGCGGCTCAGGCGATTCGGCGCTGGTCGACGGGCCGCGCCGTCGCGGACGCGGCGAATCCGGCGTCGCGCGCGTACGTCATCAGCTGCTCCTGCATCAGCCGCCGCCCGCGGAAAAGGCGTGAGCGAACAGTCCCGATCGGCACGCGAAGAATCTCCGCCGCCGCTTCGTAGGACTGGTCCTCGACGTCCACGATGACGAGCGTCGAGCGGAACGGCTCCGGAACGTTCGCCAGCGCGGCGGCGATCGCCGGCGCCAAATCCAATCGCGAGAAGATGCTCTCGACATTGTCGCGCGCGCCGTCGTTGTAGAGCGATCCCACCAACGCGAGATCGATTTCTCCCGACTCCAACTCGACCATGGGCCGGGCCCGCTCGCGAGAGCGCAGAAAAACGTTTCGACAGATCGTGAAGAGCCAGCGCCGACAGTCGCTCCCGGGCAGGTACGTGTGCCACGACCTGAAGGCGCGAAGGAAGGTGTCCTGCACCACGTCGTCGGCGTCGGACTCGTCGCGAGTGAGCGAAAGGGCGAATCGATAGACGTCATCGATCCACGGAATCGCTTCGCGCTCGAAAGTGATGGTCTGTTCCAAAGGTCGCTGAGTGTATGGCACGCTAGTCATCAGTTGACGTGTAAAGTATATGGCCAAGACACCTGGGACGCGAGGTCCCCCCTACGCGGCGGGGTCCGTTGTCACCACTAACCCATTAAGACGAGTTGTGGTCATATTTGGTCGCTTGAAACCGCTGTCGGGACGACTTAACACCGCCATCTTACGGTTAACGTGAACGAGCTCGAGAACTCGGACCAAACGGTCGAATTACGCCTCGATTGGGCGATGGCCCGTGCGGGACTCGGCATCTGCACCATTTCGAGACAGGGTGAGGTGCTCTCGGCAAGCGACGGATTGGCTCGAATGCTCGGGTACGTCGCGGCAAACGACGTCCTCGGCCTCGACCTCGGCGCGGGAATCTTCGTGGACCCGGACGATTTTGCTTCGATCGTCGCCGGCGCTGATGCGCCGAGCTCAGAGTGGATCGAGACGCATTGGAAGCGGCGCGACGGAAGCCTCGTCGTGATGCGTTTGGTAGCGCGCCGGGTTTCCGACGACAGCGGCCGCGATCGTCTCGAGATTCTCGCCGACGACGTGACTGAACGCCGGCGTCAGGAAGAATTGGTTCGGCGCAGCGAACGGATGGCGTCGCTCGGCGCCGTTCTCGCCGGAGCGGCTCACGAGCTGAATAACCCGCTCGCCGCGATCTTGGGATTCTCGCAGCTGCTTCTGCGCCGACGTTGGCCGCTCGAGGATCGGACCGCGCTCGAAGCGATTCACCACGAGGCGATGCGCTCGGCGACGATCGTGAAGGATCTGCTCGCGCTGGCTCGCCGGCGCGGAGTCGAACGCCGCGCCCCGGCCGACGTCAACGAGCTCGTCGCCTACATCATGCGCACGCGCCGGTACGCGTTCGAGACGGCCGGAATCCTCTGCAATCTCGAGCTCGGACACCCGATCCCACCCGTGCGGGGCGACCGCACGCAGCTCGAGCAGGTGATTTTGAATTTGCTCAACAACGCCGAGCAGGCGCTCCGCCCGCGCGTCGACGGGCACCGCTCGACCTCGCCCGGCCGGATCTTGATCCGAACGAGACACGAGGAGCCGAACGTCATCGTCGAGGTCGAGGACAATGGCCCCGGCGTACCCGACGACGTGCACGCCGACATCTGGGATCCATTCTGGACGTCGAAGGAGGAAGGCGAAGGAACCGGCCTCGGTCTCACCGTCGTCCACACGATCGTCGTCGACCATGGCGGCAGCGTGACGCTCGAGCGGAGCTCGCTCGGCGGCGCTCGATTCGTCGTTCGTTTACCGACCGTCTCGGCGACCGAGCAGCCGGCGGCGCCCTCGCGGGCCTCGCGTCCGCTCGACGTTCTCGTCGTCGATCCGCGTTCCGCTGATTTGCCGTTCGTCGAGCGTTTCCTCGCGTCGCGCGGACACGCCGTGATCAACGCGGCCAGCGGCGAGGCCGCGCTTCGCCTCGCGTCGCAGAGTCGCTTCGACGCCGTCGTGTGCGACGCGGATCTCGCCGTGTCCGGAGGTGTGCCGATCGTGAACGAGCTGCGCGCGTCGTCCGGATGTGCCCACGCGCGCTTCGTCCTGTCGGCCGAGCGTTCACCGCCGGCCATGGACGAGGGCATCGCCTACGTCATGCGACCGTACGACGTCGATGAACTACGCCGCCTAATCGAAGGATGATCGGCCGGGCGTCATTCCATGCCGATGCCCGTGTCTGTCTCTGACCGCGACGCGGCCCGCGGGCGCGTCATCGGCGCATTCGCCGCGGTCTATGTCGTTTGGGGATCGACCTACCTCGCCATCCGATACGCGGTCGAGAGTATGCCGCCGCTGCTCATGGCGGGAAGCCGATTCGCCGTATCCGGCGCGATCCTGTACGCGTGGGCGCGGCTCCGCGGCGCCTCAAAGCCCACCGCGGCGGAATGGCGAACCGCGGCGATCACCGGATTCTTGCTGATCTGCATCGGCAACGGCTCGGTGGCGTGGGCGGAACGCCGAGTGCCGTCAGGGCTCGCCGCGTTGCTCGTAGCCGTCGTTCCGTTGTGGATGGTGTTGCTCGACTGGATCCGGCCCGGGGGCGTGCGACCGCGAAAGGCGGTCGTCGCGGGCGTGATCATCGGCCTGATCGGGCTGGCCGTGCTCGTGGGCCGCGACTCGCTGACCGGACAAGGCGGCGTGGACGCGCTGGGCGCCGGTGTGCTCGTGGCCGCGTCGATGAGTTGGGCGAT
This genomic interval carries:
- a CDS encoding amidohydrolase; this encodes MRPMPALPTTLVVVNARIWTGDSRRPWADGLAIAVDRVAGVGSSAEMRKRASAETRVIDAHGMMVVPGFIDSHIHFLEGGIGLSSVQLRTAKTPDEFVKRIAGYATTVPAGTWITHGDWDHEQWGGELPRRDWIDPVTPEHPVWVRRLDGHMSLANGAALAAAGVTRETGDVAGGTIVRDARGEPTGVFKDNAESLVARVIPARSHDQEDRALDAAMRYVAERGVTSVHHMGTWADLAVFERAHHAARLGTRIYAAVPISTWERLRDQIAARGSGDQWLKIGALKGFVDGSLGSHTAAMLEPFSDAPGDCGLFVNTVENLYRWTSGADKAGLHMIVHAIGDRAIRTQLDIFERVVLENGPRDRRFRIEHAQHLSPPDIPRFASLGVVASMQPYHAIDDGRWAERVIGAERAKWTYAFRSLLDARARLAFGSDWFVAPPTPLEGIYAAVTRRTLGGGNPAGWHPEQRITVEEALRAYTTDAAYASFDEFDKGQLATGTLADFVMLDRDITRVAPETIRDAHVVTTVVGGRIVHSSI
- a CDS encoding sensor histidine kinase, whose protein sequence is MTRRLRSALILFAAWFVFYETQALMGIALAPKGAFSRSGWIEIDASVAVLWTLLSTVIAAWHLRARRWSPNLWTLIALHLPLFFAAAWVDALLARWMIPLINPAVPITPMWSLISSYADFDLVSYAAIVAVVEALIVRRALAEHQRQTMRLEHSLTRARLDYLEAQLQPHFLFNSLGAVSELAYDSPATASLVLQQLSAVFRTALAQRADEVTLGEELIALEPYLDIQRVRFADWLKIEYDIADTAVDCLVPRFVLQPLVENAIRHGLAGRSAAGSIRIQGVVENDDLVLRVLDDGVGLARATRPGRGIGLANVRERLSILYGSDRLRLLDGPSGVTAEVRVPRERRASASDAASAAEARADTEFGAAASPRVPKILAHPAAAIALVWTVCAGIWIQQSYIYLLVRHRLDQTTWRSLVAFDLTNAVLWALLTPLVLRGVRRFPVRRPRAWLRVLALAAAGFVVTIVHVELLRLVTRQTAPLWSSTFLTNLIVDLWIFAVLVVIAHRGVLAEWLREREAGTSALEHELALANDRSTELRRIPPILLQSLDGIAVTVRLDPALTERQLARLADYLRVALECADAQGVTHERRRRLDAAANALRESGAYVPELTRTA
- a CDS encoding LytTR family DNA-binding domain-containing protein → MLTAIVADDEAVARRRVVRLAEETGEVEVLAACAGGRETVEQVTALQPQLLFLDVQMPDLDAFGVLEAIAGRASPAIVFVTAFDRYALRAFEVQAVDYLLKPFDTDRFREAFVRAKSRVTVGQPRRDEERIRALIAEYVSTLQTNGPSYLDRVAIKIDGTLRVVRTADVDYWETDGNYVRLHVGAADHLLRSTSTAMESQLDPGLFIRIHRRYIVNVDRIVEVQPWFAGDAIAVLRTGAKLRVSRTYRERLHTRLGARPESNGEGDAAP
- a CDS encoding TerC family protein, whose translation is MVPANIWFWVGFIAFVLIMLALDLGVFHRHAHEVRAKEAGIWTAVWVGLALLFAAGLHFFAGRHAALTFLTGYVIEEALSVDNIFVMVLIFEYFRVPKNSQHRVLFYGILGALVMRGAFIAAGTALITRFHWVLYIFGGLLVFTGIRMAVRSGEEFDGEKSRIVRSLRRVLPLSDRYHEGSFTIVEHGRRLATPLLLVLILVEATDLIFAIDSIPAIFGVTTDPFIVYTSNIFAVMGLRSLYFLLAAVVDRFHLLKYGLALILTFVGFKMLTERWIDIDIALSLAIIISVLAISIIASLVWTKDRQQPPAPPSATP
- a CDS encoding (2Fe-2S) ferredoxin domain-containing protein, with protein sequence MDPYSRHVLICVGGFCSPDSRGRGLYELLPALLQREGLLFGPNRVKRGETPCLGVCAGGPIVVVYPEGVWYAGVTPQLLERIVVDHLRDGRVVEEAVFHRLNA
- a CDS encoding alpha/beta hydrolase, which translates into the protein MPDSTRIADLSVLYSRPPHAHRRAVLFIHGYFATASVFAEWVPFFAARGMPAYAVNLRGRAGSGPEVNLGRTSITDYVADAAAVARHLDKPIVIGHSMGGLIAQCLAERGLAQGLGMLAPAPPKGIRFMTFKMVMRQLKYLPAIYGSGVVAPTLADLKEIVLNHVPESQHEEVISTFIPDSGRVAKEMSINGVPVDQRRVRVPALVVAADDDQFIPLETCRQVAVLYHASMHTVLGHGHMMPLEPGWQAIADTVARWAVSL
- a CDS encoding sulfurtransferase, whose amino-acid sequence is MSTSTATTGDTSIAAKGYAHADALVSTEWLAEHLNDPNIRVVESDEDVLLYDTGHIPGAVKIDWHDDLNDPLVRDYIGANRFEELLRSHGIDKSTTVIFYGDKNNWWAAYALWVFHLFGFTNTKILDGGRVKWDNEGRPMTTEPPANRAPSAYSAGRRDDAPIRAFRGDVEVHLASSGKLVDVRSPDEYTGKKLHMAEYPQEGALRGGHIPGAKSVPWARAANADGTFKSAAELRAIYQDEQGLSPADDVIAYCRIGERSSHTWFVLRYLLGYEKVRNYDGSWTEWGNTVRAPIER
- a CDS encoding OsmC family protein; the protein is MSAASSEPAGASSSIGDLPTTTGSTAPVITRSEATWRGDRSFDAGPAGRQHLIDGGAKRGPGPVETLLNAIATCSSLDVIDIIAKRRTPVERLSVKITAHRRPDYPRRVMRLEMEFVIDGAEIEAEHAERAIHLSFERYCSVAGSLGSDIVAETRLILNGVGRDPVLQHVWKPATA
- a CDS encoding sigma-70 family RNA polymerase sigma factor gives rise to the protein MPYTQRPLEQTITFEREAIPWIDDVYRFALSLTRDESDADDVVQDTFLRAFRSWHTYLPGSDCRRWLFTICRNVFLRSRERARPMVELESGEIDLALVGSLYNDGARDNVESIFSRLDLAPAIAAALANVPEPFRSTLVIVDVEDQSYEAAAEILRVPIGTVRSRLFRGRRLMQEQLMTYARDAGFAASATARPVDQRRIA
- a CDS encoding ATP-binding protein, encoding MNELENSDQTVELRLDWAMARAGLGICTISRQGEVLSASDGLARMLGYVAANDVLGLDLGAGIFVDPDDFASIVAGADAPSSEWIETHWKRRDGSLVVMRLVARRVSDDSGRDRLEILADDVTERRRQEELVRRSERMASLGAVLAGAAHELNNPLAAILGFSQLLLRRRWPLEDRTALEAIHHEAMRSATIVKDLLALARRRGVERRAPADVNELVAYIMRTRRYAFETAGILCNLELGHPIPPVRGDRTQLEQVILNLLNNAEQALRPRVDGHRSTSPGRILIRTRHEEPNVIVEVEDNGPGVPDDVHADIWDPFWTSKEEGEGTGLGLTVVHTIVVDHGGSVTLERSSLGGARFVVRLPTVSATEQPAAPSRASRPLDVLVVDPRSADLPFVERFLASRGHAVINAASGEAALRLASQSRFDAVVCDADLAVSGGVPIVNELRASSGCAHARFVLSAERSPPAMDEGIAYVMRPYDVDELRRLIEG